A window of Trichoderma atroviride chromosome 3, complete sequence contains these coding sequences:
- a CDS encoding uncharacterized protein (TransMembrane:7 (i117-136o174-191i203-228o248-277i289-306o387-413i425-445o)), translated as MGRPLEQYFHGDHTLSKLLGKKGIDGMNIFKKNMFLAEDRILCFELVAKAGQKWHLTYIKAAKGETDVPEGAAEFISQRRRWLNGSFAASLYSLMHFGRMYKSGHNIIRMFFLHIQLIYNFLNVIFSWFSLASYYLTTTVIMDLVGTPSIPSSNTNEHHAFPFGDTATPIVNTLLKYIYLAFVILQFILALGNRPKGSKFTYIASFMVFALIQGYILVLSVFLVVTAFKTPLDQQINFDNGEDFVKSFFFGASAAGVIIIALITIYGLYFIASFLYLDPWHMFHSFPHYLLLMSTYINILMVYAFNNWHDVSWGTKGSDKAEALPSANVQKGEKNEVVVEEIEKEQEDIDSQFEQTVRRALAPFKDEEEIEKKDVEDGYKSFRTGLVVSWLFTNIVLIIGVTTDSFSQVGFVGSASNRTASFFKFLLYATAVLSLVRFIGFLWFLEAENAEGQAAGGKRKKVTAAQLRVQKDLSELSLGATMRTDFPDPDNILNFILSIEPDEGMYRGARFTFDFAINQNFPHEPPKVRCMEKIYHPNIDLEGKVCLNILREDWKPVLNLNAVIVGLQVRNQHVLFCSWPRTAQEGICAMGYEADL; from the exons ATGGGACGCCCTCTGGAGCAGTATTTCCATGGTGACCACACGCTTTCCAAGCTTCTCGGTAAGAAGGGTATCGACGGCATGAACATTTTCAAGAAGAACATGTTCTTGGCCGAAGATCGTATTCTTTGTTTCGAGCTGGTCGCCAAGGCTGGTCAGAAATGGCATTTGACCTAcatcaaggctgccaagggTGAGACTGATGTTCCCGAAGGTGCCGCCGAATTCATCAGTCAGCGTCGTCGTTGGCTCAACGGTTCGTTTGCTGCCTCTCTGTACTCTCTGATGCACTTTGGCCGAATGTACAAGAGTGGCCACAACATCATCCGCATGTTCTTCTTGCACATCCAGCTTATTTACAACTTCCTCAACGTCATCTTCTCTTGGTTCTCCCTGGCTTCTTACTACCTTACCACCACTGTCATCATGGACCTTGTCGGTACTCCTTCTATTCCATCCAGCAACACCAATGAGCATCACGCTTTCCCCTTTGGAGATACCGCGACGCCCATTGTCAACACGCTTTTGAAATATATCTATCTTGCATTCGTCATCTTGCAGTTTATCCTTGCTCTAGGTAACAGACCAAAGGGTTCCAAGTTCACCTATATTGCTTCTTTCATGGTCTTTGCTTTAATTCAGGGTTACATCTTGGTTCtttccgtcttcttggttGTTACCGCTTTCAAGACACCCCTCGACCAGCAGATCAACTTTGACAACGGCGAAGACTTTGTCAAGAGTTTCTTCTTCGGTGCGAGTGCCGCAGGtgtcatcatcattgccctGATTACCATTTACGGCCTTTACTTCATTGCTTCTTTCCTGTACCTCGATCCCTGGCACATGTTCCACTCTTTCCCCCACTACCTGTTGCTCATGTCGACCTACATCAACATTCTCATGGTCTACGCTTTCAACAACTGGCACGATGTGTCTTGGGGTACCAAGGGTTCCGATAAGGCTGAGGCTCTCCCGTCTGCCAATGTCCAGAAGGGCGAGAAGAACGAAGTGGTTGTCGAAGAAATTGAAAAGGAGCAAGAGGATATCGACAGTCAGTTCGAACAGACTGTGCGACGAGCCCTGGCTCCCTTcaaggatgaggaagagattgagaagaaggacgtGGAAGATGGTTACAAGTCTTTCCGTACCGGTCTGGTCGTTTCTTGGTTGTTTACCAACATTGTTTTGATCATCGGTGTCACCACCGACAGCTTTAGCCAAGTCGGCTTTGTG GGATCTGCCTCCAACCGcactgccagcttcttcaagttccTTCTGTATGCCACCGCCGTGCTGTCTCTCGTCCGCTTCATCGGGTTCCTCTGGTTCCTGG aggctgagaaTGCCGAGGGCCAGGCCGCTGGgggcaagaggaagaaggtgaCGGCGGCGCAGCTACGAGTGCAGAAAG ATTTATCAGAACTATCACTCGGTGCCACGATGAGAACGGATTTCCCGGACCCTGACAACATTCTGAACTTTATCCTAAGTATCGAGCCGGACGAGGGCATGTACCGAGGGGCCAGGTTCACTTTCGATTTTGCCATCAACCAGAACTTCCCTCACGAGCCTCCAAAAGTGCGATGCATGGAAAAGATTTACCATCCTAATATCGACCTGGAAGGCAAGGTGTGCTTGAACATTCTGCGGGAGGACTGGAAACCAGTACTGAACCTAAATGCTGTCATCGTGGGGCTGCAGGTAAGAAACCAGCACGtgctcttttgctcttggccaCGCACAGCTCAGGAGGGCATATGCGCTATGGGTTATGAGGCTGACTTATAA
- a CDS encoding uncharacterized protein (CAZy:GT2_Chitin_synth) translates to MAYNGAGGGPGGGHPLQDLPSGSSYHLPPHEQEEEAGRYLLNEPGAHGYEHDRLGAGTPPDRPVSAYSLTESYAPGASPIGTPGLGSDNGYNQYGQGPGYDFPRPASTVHDNDDDSWVQRQQQPAAGGGLKRYNTRKVKLVQGSVLSIDYPVPSAIKNAVEPKYRDVEGGNEEFIKMRYTAATCDPNDFTLKNGYDLRPRMYNRHTELLIAITYYNEDKVLLARTLHGVMQNIRDIVNLKKSTFWNKGGPAWQKIVVCFVFDGIDKADKNTLDVLATIGVYQDGVVKKDVDGKETVAHIFEYTSQLSVTPNQQLIRPSADNAQNLPPVQFIFCLKQQNTKKINSHRWLFNAFGRILNPEVCILLDAGTKPSPRSLLALWEGFYNDKDLGGACGEIHAMLGKGGKKLLNPPGRRAEL, encoded by the exons ATGGCATACAACGGTGCCGGCGGTGGCCCAGGCGGGGGACACCCGCTACAGGATCTTCCCTCAGGCAGTAGC TACCACTTGCCTCCCCAcgagcaagaggaagaagccggACGATATCTGCTCAACGAGCCCGGCGCGCATGGCTACGAGCATGACCGACTTGGCGCGGGAACTCCTCCCGACCGCCCTGTCTCAGCTTACAGTCTCACCGAGTCTTATGCTCCTGGAGCATCACCCATCGGCACTCCTGGCTTGGGCAGTGACAATGGCTACAACCAGTACGGACAGGGCCCGGGATACGATTTTCCCCGCCCTGCCTCCACTGTCCACGATAACGATGATGATAGCTGGGTGcagagacagcagcagcccgctGCCGGTGGCGGTCTGAAGCGTTACAACACCAGAAAGGTCAAGCTTGTCCAGGGCTCCGTTTTGAGTATCGACTACCCGGTGCCCAGTGCCATCAAAAACGCAGTTGAGCCCAAGTACCGCGATGTTGAAGGCGGCAACGAGGAGTTTATCAAGATGCGATACACTGCCGCTACCTGTGATCCCAATGACTTCACCCTGAAGAACGGTTACGATTTGCGGCCGCGCATGTACAACCGCCACACGGAGCTTCTTATTGCCATCACGTACTACAACGAAGACAAGGTTCTGCTTGCCAGAACTCTGCACGGTGTGATGCAAAACATTCGAGACATTGTCAACCTCAAGAAATCGACTTTCTGGAACAAGGGAGGTCCCGCCTGGCAGAAGATTGTCGTCTGCTTTGTCTTTGACGGTATCGACAAGGCTGACAAGAACACCCTGGACGTGCTCGCCACCATTGGTGTGTACCAGGATGGTGTCGTCAAGAAGGATGTCGACGGCAAGGAAACCGTCGCTCACATTTTTGAGTACACCAGTCAGCTTTCCGTCACGCCTaaccagcagctcatccgaCCTTCTGCTGACAACGCGCAAAACCTGCCCCCTGTGCAGttcatcttctgcttgaAGCAGCAGAACACCAAGAAGATCAACTCCCATCGTTGGCTGTTCAACGCCTTTGGCCGAATTTTGAACCCCGAAGTCTGTattcttcttgatgccggTACCAAGCCCAGCCCTCGTTCGCTGCTGGCTCTGTGGGAGGGTTTCTACAACGACAAGGATCTTGGTGGTGCTTGTGGTGAGATTCACGCCATGTTGGGCAAGggcggcaagaagctgctcaacCCCCCTGGTCGCCGTGCAGAACTTTGA